The window acaacattaatatctacattAACTTATTGTTAATTGagttccaaacatttgccagagctTGTATGGATAAAGTAGCTATGTTCTTTAGCTCTTGACAAGATCACACGAGACATACAGGAACAagagcagatccaatccactattgttctaaccaagttttaccttgagtttgtaaagagattcagTCATGATATTCAATATGATTTTGATTAACCATTTCCGTATTACACTTTTATGACTTCTAATCCAATATTAGCTATAGTAAGACAGAACCAAGGATCgggagctcttgggatgcagtcaaTGATGTTTGTTCATTctttcctgcatcaattttgcattGGGAATGTGACATTATTAATACAAACTGTGACCGTATAGACCATTATTGTAACCAAGAGCCTGTAGTGGCATCAAATCTTGTCAAACTGAGATTAAGTAAGGTGTCTCTGAggaggttatgatttgctggttatgattatgttatctgtatgtatgtatcattttttgtatttaaagttatacgTACTGTCTCTATACTGTCtgcatttcaaacttgtgctatgcttctgggtgacaccccagacaatttggcatcagcattgcctagcctgcttgatggcccattaggGACCATAATGCTATACAATTTACTctctgagagaaggcagatacaccttgtgactcagcaaggcatgcagggacatgcctgtGAACAGAACTCTTAGGtgtttccatgccatgtgctgggtaGCTTGTATTTGAGACAAAGGaagcacaagccacatggcaaaaggactataaaaggcagctacCTCATCTACATTTTGTTTTCTATCCTGCTTCTAACCTCTGGAGCAGAGGTTTCAAACTCAATTTATCTTaaggccagtgccagtcctcaaatccttccagtgggccaataatatcactgaagatggtgttcagaaaacaaaaattttatattgtaatttttatttcaaatttcttagacataataaaactgtcatacaactttatacaattcttcgcCTCCCAGAGAgattttagtgtttgccagataCCTGGCTATGCTTCaattctgtcagtttgttgatgtttggccttagtgactgagcagttgaaaccttcaggattgcagcaaggcatgcatcagatagttgtgttcggtATTTTTACTTGTATTCACTGTGGAAAAAAAGGATGCTGCCTCTACGTCAGgggatctcaaactgggggtagggacccctcagggggtcacaaggttattacatgggggaggttcagagctgtcagcctccaccccaaactccactttgcctccagcatttttaatgctgttatatatattaaaacatttttttttaatgtatggagaggagtcacactcagaggcttgctgtatgaaaagagtgaccagtacaaaagtttgagaagccctgctcTACACTGACTCTGCCTGGTAACTAATGATgttgcctccatggctgactctgcctggtAACTAGTAATGgtttctctgtccctctcccccaggcaatgggagctccaggaggAGCGGCACCTGTTGTTGAGATTCCTAGAAAACGTCTGTCTACGTCTCTTCTCCGTCTCTCCTCTGCGAGCAGAAGTGGGGAGGTTCTCTAGCCACAGATAGCCAGTGAactgggactttgagacccctgctctggaggaactttgctacaaactgaagctctgaatgaaggactgaatgacccatccaaactGTGGATGTACtctagagacttgatttgaatcggcagtttattctatcactgctaaaagcctgaaccaagaaATTTGccattagattttagattctaaaggattggcaacaacatgatttgtgggtaagatctgatttgtatattgacctgggtctggggtctggtcctttgggatcgggagaaccaCTCTTCTTTTACTGGGATATTGATTCTCATAACGAGGTATCCCCATGAGGAGCAGTGCTGGTGTTGATACTGGGAAATTGGAGTGTCTaaaggaattgcttgtgtgacttatggTTGGGCAGTGGGGTAAATCCAAAGTCttttctgtttggctggtttgatgCCTTAATAGTAAAGGAATTCCAGTTTTGGGCTGTaattgccctgctctaagcagtaGGTcatgaattgatactctcagttgaGTCCCGCCGGAGGACTCATCGTTACATATGGTTAGATTAATTTCCATTAATTCTAACGAGATCGATGCCTATTGACATTAGACCGCATTGAAAAATCTGAGTACAAGATTTTAGTTGTTAAGCTCTGGTATGTCACGAGGTGGGTTATAATAGATAGCCAAATACTGATATGACAGATCAGACCAGTTCTCTACCAGAGATATGGGCTGTTATATTAGACATTACTCTGATATGGCAGAGGGTGGTCTACATGGGCACCAATGTTCTCTCTTCCGACTGAGACTCCTGGCACTTTGCTCTGAAGTCTACATCTAGCCTTAAAATTTCAACCTGTAACCAGGAGAGGAAGGGAATATTCTGAATATGTATGGTATTAATTCATGAGATTTGATTAACTTTTCATGATATGTTCTTCCAATTCAATTGCCCAGCCTGCTTTTTTGTTCCTAGACTCAACCCATGGCAGACACAGAATGGAGAAACCAAATGACCATCACAGAATTAATCCTCCTGGGATTCGGGGATCTCCCTGACCTTCAATTTCTTCTCTTTCTAATGTTCCCAGTGATCTATATTGTAACTGTGGCTGGGAACACTCTCATTGTGGTGCTTGTTgtgactgatcagcaccttcacacccccatgtactgcTTCCTGAGCAACTTGTCCTacctggagacctgctacacctcaacCTTCCTCCCCAGGTTACTGGCCAGTCTCCTGAATGGGGACAGAACCATCTCAGACAGTGGCTGCTTCACACAACTGTATTTCTTTGGTTCTCTGGCAGCTACAGAATGCTATCTCCAagcagtgatgtcttatgatcggtatttagcgatatgTAAACCCCTGCACTATTCAGCTCTTATGAATAGCAGGTTTAGCCTCCAGTTGGCTTCTGGATCATGGTTGAATGGTTGTTTGTCTACTGTCATCTTTATGTTATTCATGTCACCATTAATATTCTATGGCCCGAATGAAATTGACCACTTCTATTATGACCCCATCCCATTGataaaactctcctgcagtgacacatACCTGATCGTATTGAGGGATTTCATACTAGCCTCTGTATTGACCCTGCCTCCATTCCTACTAACCCTGACGTTCTATGTGTGTATCATTTCCACCATCATGAATATCCTTTCCACCAGCGGGAGGCAGAAGac is drawn from Gopherus evgoodei ecotype Sinaloan lineage unplaced genomic scaffold, rGopEvg1_v1.p scaffold_46_arrow_ctg1, whole genome shotgun sequence and contains these coding sequences:
- the LOC115642826 gene encoding olfactory receptor 6N1-like, which codes for MADTEWRNQMTITELILLGFGDLPDLQFLLFLMFPVIYIVTVAGNTLIVVLVVTDQHLHTPMYCFLSNLSYLETCYTSTFLPRLLASLLNGDRTISDSGCFTQLYFFGSLAATECYLQAVMSYDRYLAICKPLHYSALMNSRFSLQLASGSWLNGCLSTVIFMLFMSPLIFYGPNEIDHFYYDPIPLIKLSCSDTYLIVLRDFILASVLTLPPFLLTLTFYVCIISTIMNILSTSGRQKTFSTCSSHFIMVTIFYGTVMIAYMLPKRDKLRDPKKVLSLCYTVLTPLVNPFIYSLRNREVKEALCKAVSKCGFHKNMQRLQDNKLA